Within the Trichoderma breve strain T069 chromosome 3, whole genome shotgun sequence genome, the region CCACCAATGTACTTGGTCAGCCGCTCCCTCGATTTGCATCTGCGGCGGCGCTTCCCTCTGCTGCCtgttcatcatcgtcaaccTGGACAATCTTCCACCTCTTGACCGACCCTTGCATGTCGGCCCACAGATCAGTCGGCAGGAACTCGCCGACCTCTGACCGGAAAGCCTCTCGCTCAAGACGGTCGGTTTCGAGCATCTTGTCGATAGTCTCCTGTGCTTTGCGCCAAGTAGCTTGCACTTTGTCCTCGACGTTCCGGCGACGCGCAACCTCCATCAGCAAGCCGTGATAGGCGCTCGCATATCCTTCGTAAAACTCGGTCATCTGTGTCATCTCCTCAAGCTTGGTAAATACGACGtccttttccatctcccATCGGGTCCGAAAGTCCTCTTCGGCGGCCAGGTAGTCGGCAAGGCGGTCACCGACCTCTCCCAGCTCAGCATATGCATCAAGCATACCCAGGTGCGCCTTTCTAGTCTGTTCTGTGTGCTCTCCCAGTTCATTATACTTGCGCTCCACTTCGGCAAGATGCTCCTGGATATCGTGCACGACGCCTTCCACCAACTGCGCATCATGTATGACCACTCGTAGCATTTCGGCTCTATCTTCTGCTGTTTGTGGCTCGAGGTCGGATCGGTTGGACTCTTGCTCGGCAATGACTCCAGATATTGAGACGCTCTCGCCGCCTTGGGACTGGGTAACCTCGGCTGCCTTTCTGCGGGCCAAGGCTGCAGCTCCCTCGGTCGTTCGTATAGCCGTAACGCACATGTCGAAATGCTGCGTCAGGGAGGCTAGAGATTCTGCCATGGTGGCCGAGTGCTCGAACAAGTCGAAGAGTAGTTTTGATGCGGGTTCTTGAGATTCGGGCATTTCCACATTCTCAATGATTTTCTTGATATTTCGGATATCGGTTTCGAGCCGGAGTAGGTCGCCATCGAATGAAATTTGGATCGCCTATAGCATCACCCATCATGGTCAGCAAACAAACTCCGACCTAGTGTTATGGAAACACGTACCTGCAGCTCCTCTATGCATTGTTTCATGGCATTTCGCATCCCGTGGACGCTCCCCTCGTCCACAAAGTCCAGCAGGCTCTTCCTAGGCTCCCCCTTGGGCCGTAGCGTCGTATCAACAGGCGTCGTCGTTAGCATATCCATCGTGGCCTTGAGTTGTCCATCGACCTCATCCATCCGCCTGACAAGCTTCACAAAGTCCTTCTTCCCCCATTCACACGTCGCTTGCAGGCTCTTGCCCACACGGCCTAGAATCAGCACCTGGTCGGCAATGGCATTTCGCAGAAACCCCGTCTGGGCCGCCAGCATGACCGTGTCTTCGTGAGACTGTCGTGCCGCCGTCACGATTTCGTCGGCTCGCAGCACAAGCGTCATCGATGACAGCGA harbors:
- a CDS encoding autophagy protein apg17 domain-containing protein, which produces MAAVSPAASTRRSPGSSSAGSLRPSSDHMAISVDTLVNHLLVSKRSLSSMTLVLRADEIVTAARQSHEDTVMLAAQTGFLRNAIADQVLILGRVGKSLQATCEWGKKDFVKLVRRMDEVDGQLKATMDMLTTTPVDTTLRPKGEPRKSLLDFVDEGSVHGMRNAMKQCIEELQAIQISFDGDLLRLETDIRNIKKIIENVEMPESQEPASKLLFDLFEHSATMAESLASLTQHFDMCVTAIRTTEGAAALARRKAAEVTQSQGGESVSISGVIAEQESNRSDLEPQTAEDRAEMLRVVIHDAQLVEGVVHDIQEHLAEVERKYNELGEHTEQTRKAHLGMLDAYAELGEVGDRLADYLAAEEDFRTRWEMEKDVVFTKLEEMTQMTEFYEGYASAYHGLLMEVARRRNVEDKVQATWRKAQETIDKMLETDRLEREAFRSEVGEFLPTDLWADMQGSVKRWKIVQVDDDEQAAEGSAAADANRGSG